A portion of the Deinococcus peraridilitoris DSM 19664 genome contains these proteins:
- a CDS encoding cation:proton antiporter has translation MELGRIFLELGAVTLALAFVGRAAGRFGITPIPLYLLAGLALGATFHLGNESEDFVHVGAEIGAVLLLFVLGLEYTSAELKSNLRSNSGVGVVDLLLNFSPGLLAGFVLGFTPLGAILLGGVTYLSSSGIASKVLTDLGRLGNRETPIVLAVCVLEDIAMAFYLPVVAALLVGGGLLATGVSLMVALLAFGVTFYAAMRFGPAFSRLLNVGSKETLLLSVFGLVLLIAGLADLLKVSAAIGAFLVGIALSGDVAHRTRPLIEPLRDLFAAIFFIFFGLQLDLSSVPDVILPAVILAVVTTFTKLLTGWYGAARLGARSRGRFRAGASLVARGEFSILIAGLGVSAGIAQGIGPLAAVYVLLTAILGPLLARLDEPLAPFLSRFDPGAKVAADSSVAVGQRGTD, from the coding sequence GTGGAACTCGGTCGTATTTTTCTGGAGCTGGGCGCCGTCACGCTGGCGCTCGCCTTCGTCGGGCGCGCCGCCGGACGATTCGGTATCACCCCCATACCGCTGTACCTGCTGGCCGGCCTCGCGTTGGGTGCAACGTTTCACCTGGGCAACGAATCCGAGGATTTCGTGCACGTCGGAGCGGAAATCGGCGCAGTTCTGCTGTTGTTCGTGCTGGGTCTGGAGTACACATCCGCGGAGCTCAAATCCAACTTGCGGTCGAACTCGGGCGTCGGTGTGGTGGATCTGCTGTTGAATTTCAGCCCGGGTCTGCTGGCCGGGTTCGTGCTCGGCTTCACCCCGCTGGGCGCGATTCTGCTCGGTGGTGTGACGTACCTGAGTTCGTCGGGGATCGCCTCGAAAGTGCTGACCGACCTGGGCCGCCTTGGCAACCGCGAGACACCGATTGTGCTGGCCGTGTGCGTACTGGAGGACATTGCCATGGCCTTCTACCTGCCGGTCGTAGCGGCGTTGCTGGTCGGTGGTGGATTGCTCGCCACGGGCGTGAGCCTCATGGTGGCGCTGCTGGCGTTCGGCGTGACGTTTTACGCGGCGATGCGGTTCGGCCCGGCGTTCAGTCGCCTGCTCAACGTAGGGTCGAAAGAAACCCTGCTGCTGAGTGTGTTCGGGCTGGTGCTGCTGATCGCCGGACTCGCAGACCTGCTGAAAGTCAGTGCGGCCATCGGTGCGTTTCTGGTCGGCATCGCGCTTTCCGGCGATGTCGCACACCGCACCCGGCCGTTGATCGAGCCCTTGCGTGATCTGTTCGCTGCCATCTTCTTCATCTTCTTCGGGTTGCAACTGGACCTCAGCTCCGTTCCGGACGTGATTCTTCCGGCCGTGATCCTGGCCGTCGTCACCACGTTCACCAAACTCCTGACCGGCTGGTATGGCGCGGCTCGACTGGGCGCGCGGTCCCGGGGCCGTTTTCGGGCCGGGGCGTCGCTCGTTGCGCGGGGAGAATTCAGCATCCTGATCGCCGGTCTGGGTGTGTCTGCGGGCATTGCGCAGGGCATCGGGCCACTCGCGGCCGTGTACGTGTTGCTTACGGCCATTCTGGGACCGTTGCTCGCGCGTCTCGACGAGCCGCTGGCACCGTTCCTGTCTCGCTTCGACCCCGGCGCCAAGGTGGCGGCGGATTCCTCGGTGGCTGTCGGCCAGCGCGGTACAGACTGA
- a CDS encoding potassium/proton antiporter, which yields MPSSSIFDVPILIGAALILLSLFASKLGGRLGVPALLLFVVIGMLAGSEGLGGIPFENYELTQLVGIITLVLILYSGGLETRWKDTRPVLAKGLVLSTLGVFITAGVLGAAAHHLLHLPWLTSLLLGAVVSSTDASAVFSVLRERALGLKGQIKPLLEFESGTNDPMAVFLVIGLTSLIMQPSLPWYSIIPLFLQQMLIGGAVGYVAGQVAVHVLNNINLKFDGLYSVLSISLMALMYGSAAVVGGSGFLAVYIGAVVLGNSDFIHKRSLRLFHDGLTYLFEIGMFLLLGLLVFPKQLLSVAGPAMLLSLILMFIARPLAIYLSLALSPMKKRHKSMIAWVGLRGAVPIILATFPLLAGVPGAQIIFNVAFFIVLTSILIQGTSLPFVARLLRVDTDLVTPQVSPLSYASLDSEKTDLVDIRVPRHSIVEGKRIVDLGFPEDALIVLIHRDGEYVIPKGATTVEAGDGIQILGSKADVDEVRRRIAQSLPKNPPPLEELS from the coding sequence TTGCCCTCCAGCAGCATTTTTGACGTTCCCATTCTGATTGGCGCCGCCCTGATTCTGCTGAGCCTCTTCGCCAGCAAGCTCGGTGGGCGGCTTGGCGTGCCAGCCCTGCTGCTGTTCGTGGTGATCGGTATGCTCGCCGGCAGCGAAGGACTCGGCGGGATTCCTTTTGAAAATTACGAACTGACGCAGCTGGTCGGCATCATCACCCTGGTGCTGATTCTCTACTCCGGGGGGCTGGAAACCCGCTGGAAGGACACCAGACCCGTGCTCGCCAAAGGGCTGGTGCTGTCCACGCTGGGGGTGTTCATCACGGCGGGAGTCCTGGGCGCCGCCGCGCACCACCTGCTTCACCTGCCCTGGCTGACCAGCCTGCTCCTCGGCGCGGTCGTGTCATCGACCGATGCCAGCGCGGTCTTCAGCGTGCTGCGCGAACGGGCACTCGGGCTGAAAGGGCAGATCAAGCCGCTCCTGGAATTCGAGTCCGGCACCAACGATCCGATGGCCGTGTTCCTGGTCATCGGCCTCACCAGCCTGATCATGCAGCCTTCCTTGCCGTGGTACAGCATCATTCCGCTGTTCCTGCAGCAGATGCTGATCGGCGGCGCGGTGGGTTATGTGGCCGGGCAGGTTGCGGTTCACGTGCTGAACAACATCAACCTGAAGTTCGACGGCTTGTACTCGGTGCTGTCCATTTCCTTGATGGCCTTGATGTACGGCAGTGCCGCCGTGGTGGGCGGCAGTGGGTTTCTGGCGGTGTACATCGGCGCGGTCGTGCTCGGCAACAGTGACTTCATCCACAAGCGCTCGCTGCGGCTTTTTCACGATGGCCTGACCTACCTGTTCGAGATCGGTATGTTCCTGCTGCTCGGTCTGCTGGTCTTCCCGAAGCAACTGCTGAGCGTCGCCGGACCGGCCATGCTGCTCTCGCTGATCCTGATGTTCATCGCGCGGCCCCTGGCGATCTACCTCAGCCTGGCGCTTTCTCCCATGAAAAAGCGTCACAAGAGCATGATCGCCTGGGTGGGATTGCGTGGTGCCGTTCCGATCATCCTGGCGACCTTTCCGTTGCTGGCCGGCGTTCCGGGTGCACAGATCATCTTCAACGTCGCGTTTTTTATCGTGCTGACCAGCATTCTGATTCAAGGCACCAGCCTGCCTTTCGTGGCGCGCCTTTTGCGGGTCGACACGGATCTCGTCACGCCGCAGGTTTCGCCGCTTTCCTACGCATCGCTCGACTCGGAGAAAACCGACCTGGTTGACATTCGCGTGCCACGCCACTCCATCGTGGAAGGCAAACGCATCGTCGACCTGGGTTTCCCGGAAGACGCCCTGATTGTCCTGATTCACCGTGATGGCGAGTACGTGATTCCCAAAGGCGCCACCACCGTCGAAGCGGGGGACGGCATCCAGATTCTCGGAAGTAAAGCCGACGTGGATGAAGTGCGCCGCCGCATCGCGCAGTCCCTGCCGAAAAATCCGCCCCCCCTGGAGGAGCTTTCCTGA
- a CDS encoding cation:proton antiporter regulatory subunit: MVRLEETKLPGVGVRHDFASQYGKRVGVITHRDGRREIFVSRQDDPDACAQSITLTEEEAEAVADLLGGSTITRRLATLPQDIEGLAMDWVPLPPTSRFLRCPMGDAQLRSRTGTSIVAVMRDGQAHPAPDPQFVLLAGDTLVLVGTPDGVLAASRHLGSS; the protein is encoded by the coding sequence ATGGTGCGCCTTGAGGAAACCAAACTGCCGGGAGTAGGTGTCCGGCATGATTTTGCCAGCCAGTACGGCAAGCGCGTCGGTGTCATCACGCACCGTGATGGACGCCGCGAAATTTTCGTGTCCCGCCAGGATGACCCGGACGCCTGTGCGCAAAGCATCACCCTGACCGAAGAGGAAGCCGAAGCGGTCGCGGACCTGCTGGGCGGCAGTACCATCACCCGCCGTCTGGCGACCCTGCCGCAGGACATCGAAGGACTCGCGATGGACTGGGTGCCCCTCCCGCCCACGTCACGTTTCCTGCGCTGCCCGATGGGCGACGCGCAGTTGCGTTCGCGGACCGGCACGTCGATTGTCGCGGTCATGCGCGATGGTCAGGCGCACCCCGCGCCAGATCCGCAGTTCGTGCTGCTGGCAGGCGATACGCTGGTGCTGGTCGGTACGCCTGACGGGGTGCTCGCCGCATCACGGCACCTGGGAAGCTCGTAA